One part of the Vicia villosa cultivar HV-30 ecotype Madison, WI linkage group LG6, Vvil1.0, whole genome shotgun sequence genome encodes these proteins:
- the LOC131609671 gene encoding protein LUTEIN DEFICIENT 5, chloroplastic-like: MASHLTLLHAPPFSVPTKNLHSKYTTIKALKPTTNFPPSSSSFLQRSSLTTQRGSCSSLIACSSLNGRGPNDSVDDGVKSVEQLVEEKQRAELSARIASGEFTVKQESGLPSVLKKSLSNLGVPNEILEFLFGLYPKIPEAKGSIKAIRSEAFFIPLYELFITYGGIFRLNFGPKSFLIVSDPAIAKHILKDNAKAYSKGILAEILDFVMGKGLIPADGEIWRVRRRAIVPALHLKFVAAMIGLFGQATDRLCQKLDTAASDGEDVEMESLFSRLTLDVIGKAVFNYDFDSLSNDTGIIEAVYTVLREAEDRSVSPIPVWDIPIWKDISPRQRKVAASLKLVNDTLNNLIAICKRMVDEEELQFHEEYMNEQDPSILHFLLASGDDFSSKQLRDDLMTMLIAGHETSAAVLTWTFYLLSKEPSVVSKLQEEVDSVLGDRFPTIEDMKKLKYTTRVINESLRLYPQPPVLIRRSLENDVLGEYPIKRGEDIFISVWNLHRSPTLWDGADKFEPERWPLDGPNPNETNQNFKYLPFGGGPRKCIGDMFASYETIVALAMLVRRFNFQMAIGAPPVVMTTGATIHTTQGLNMTVTRRIKPPIVPSLQMSTLEVDPSKNISDQEEISQKGQVFQAQKS, translated from the exons ATGGCTTCTCATCTTACTCTTCTTCATGCTCCTCCTTTTTCAGTTCCCACAAAAAACCTTCATTCCAAATATACTACCATAAAAGCACTCAAACCCACCACCAACtttcctccttcttcttcttctttccttcaACGTTCTTCATTAACAACACAAAGAGGATCTTGTTCATCACTGATTGCATGTTCCTCTTTAAATGGTAGAGGGCCAAATGATTCAGTTGATGATGGTGTTAAGAGCGTGGAGCAACTTGTTGAAGAGAAACAACGAGCTGAATTGTCTGCTAGAATTGCATCAGGAGAGTTCACTGTCAAACAGGAATCTGG TTTGCCTTCTGTATTAAAGAAGAGCTTGTCAAATTTGGGAGTGCCCAATGAGATTCTGGAGTTTTTATTTGGCTTGTATCCCAAAATTCCGGAGGCGAAAGGGTCGATTAAAGCCATTCGAAGTGAGGCTTTCTTCATTCCCTTGTATGAACTTTTCATCACATATGGTGGGATTTTCAGGCTTAATTTTGGTCCAAAG TCCTTTCTGATAGTATCGGATCCGGCTATTGCAAAACACATATTGAAAGACAACGCAAAGGCTTATTCTAAG GGTATCTTGGCTGAGATTCTTGATTTTGTAATGGGGAAAGGACTTATCCCAGCTGATGGAGAAATATGGCGAGTTAGACGGCGTGCTATAGTTCCAGCATTGCATCTGAAG TTTGTAGCAGCTATGATTGGCCTTTTTGGACAAGCTACAGATAGGCTTTGCCAGAAGCTAGATACTGCTGCATCAGATGGAGAAGATGTTGAGATGGAGTCACTTTTCTCTCGATTGACGCTGGACGTCATTGGCAAAGCAGTGTTCAATTATGATTTTGATAGTTTATCAAATGATACTGGTATAATTGAG GCTGTTTATACCGTACTGAGAGAAGCAGAAGATCGAAGCGTTTCTCCTATTCCCGTCTGGGATATCCCAATATGGAAAGACATATCCCCACGTCAAAGGAAGGTTGCTGCATCTCTCAAGCTTGTCAATGATACACTTAACAATCTCATCGCAATATGCAAG AGAATGGTGGATGAAGAAGAGCTACAGTTTCACGAAGAGTACATGAATGAACAAGATCCAAGTATTCTTCACTTCTTGTTGGCGTCCGGAGATGAT TTTTCAAGTAAACAACTTCGCGACGACTTAATGACAATGCTCATTGCTGGACATGAAACATCGGCCGCTGTTTTAACTTGGACCTTTTATCTTCTTTCAAAG GAGCCTAGTGTCGTGTCAAAGCTCCAAGAAGAG GTTGACTCGGTGCTTGGTGATCGATTTCCAACTATTGAAGACATGAAGAAACTCAAATATACAACTCGAGTGATTAACGAG TCATTGAGGCTTTATCCACAACCACCCGTGTTGATTCGTCGCTCTCTTGAAAATGACGTACTTGGAGAATATCCTATAAAAAG AGGAGAAGATATCTTTATATCTGTCTGGAACCTGCATCGCAGTCCAACCCTGTGGGATGGTGCCGATAAATTTGAACCGGAAAGATGGCCGTTAGATGGACCTAACCCTAACGAGACGAATCAAAACTTCAA ATATCTTCCATTTGGTGGAGGACCGCGAAAATGTATAGGGGATATGTTTGCTTCATACGAG ACTATAGTAGCCCTTGCAATGCTTGTTCGACGGTTCAACTTTCAAATGGCGATTGGAGCTCCACCG GTTGTGATGACTACTGGAGCCACAATTCATACAACACAAGGATTGAATATGACTGTAACTCGCAGAATAAAACCTCCTATTGTGCCCTCGTTACAGATGTCGACATTGGAAGTGGATCCGTCCAAGAACATTTCTGATCAAGAGGAAATAAGTCAGAAAGGCCAAGTTTTTCAGGCTCAAAAGTCCTGA